Proteins found in one Candidatus Margulisiibacteriota bacterium genomic segment:
- a CDS encoding polyprenol monophosphomannose synthase, translating to MKPELTIAVPTYNESKNLTPLAERVFAALRGINAEMLVVDDDSPDKTADLAEQLAKKYPLRVYVRKERLGPGPAIMDGIRLADAPIVCVMDADLSHPPEALPEMYKLIKNGTAKLVIGSRHVSGGGTSDWIWYRKFFSWGARMLGRILTPVNDLTSGFFMFDKKILEGTEINPIGCKVGLELMVKGNHQGKVIEYPIVFAERAAGESKMGSRETIQYIQHLLALNFYKLGQALRLRK from the coding sequence ATGAAACCGGAATTGACCATCGCGGTCCCAACCTACAACGAAAGCAAAAATCTAACCCCGCTGGCGGAGCGGGTTTTTGCCGCCCTGCGCGGGATCAACGCCGAAATGCTGGTCGTGGATGACGATTCCCCCGACAAGACCGCCGACCTGGCCGAGCAATTGGCTAAAAAATATCCGCTCCGGGTCTACGTCCGAAAAGAACGGCTCGGTCCCGGCCCGGCGATCATGGACGGGATCCGGTTGGCCGACGCCCCGATCGTCTGCGTCATGGACGCCGACTTGAGCCACCCGCCGGAAGCCCTCCCTGAAATGTACAAGCTCATCAAGAACGGCACCGCCAAACTCGTGATCGGCAGCCGCCACGTTTCCGGCGGCGGGACCTCCGACTGGATCTGGTACCGGAAATTCTTTTCCTGGGGGGCGCGGATGCTCGGCCGGATCTTGACCCCGGTCAACGACCTGACCTCCGGCTTCTTCATGTTCGACAAAAAGATCCTCGAAGGGACCGAGATCAACCCGATCGGCTGTAAAGTCGGCCTGGAATTGATGGTCAAAGGAAACCACCAGGGAAAAGTTATCGAATATCCGATCGTCTTTGCCGAACGAGCGGCCGGCGAAAGTAAAATGGGGAGCCGGGAAACGATCCAATATATCCAGCATCTGCTCGCGCTCAACTTCTACAAGCTCGGCCAAGCCCTCCGGCTAAGAAAGTAG
- a CDS encoding DsrE family protein, with protein sequence MKIGLIISSNDAETCWNALRYANFSLGQKDEVKVFLMGKGVEYQAISTDKFNTIEQAEKLLSAGGKILACGTCIKSRNQAGTEMCPISTMKDMYDLVKESDRVVTF encoded by the coding sequence ATGAAAATAGGTCTTATTATTTCGAGCAACGACGCGGAAACCTGCTGGAATGCCCTTCGTTACGCTAACTTTAGTCTTGGGCAAAAAGATGAAGTTAAGGTCTTCCTGATGGGGAAAGGGGTCGAGTATCAAGCCATCAGTACGGATAAGTTCAACACCATTGAGCAAGCGGAAAAACTGTTGAGCGCTGGAGGGAAGATCCTGGCCTGCGGGACTTGCATCAAGTCGCGTAATCAGGCAGGGACGGAAATGTGTCCGATAAGCACGATGAAGGATATGTATGACCTTGTGAAAGAAAGTGACCGGGTCGTGACATTTTAG
- a CDS encoding SHOCT domain-containing protein, producing the protein MIVIWILLIVGVVFFVQWTAEQAKKTGNGSGNETALDILKKRYAKGEINKEEYEQKKKDLG; encoded by the coding sequence ATGATCGTAATCTGGATCTTGCTTATTGTCGGCGTAGTGTTTTTTGTTCAATGGACCGCGGAACAGGCGAAGAAAACCGGGAATGGCTCCGGAAATGAGACTGCTTTGGATATTCTCAAGAAAAGATATGCCAAGGGTGAGATCAATAAAGAGGAATACGAGCAGAAAAAGAAAGACCTTGGTTAA
- a CDS encoding glycosyltransferase family 2 protein, translating to MIDLSIIIVNYNGAKLLEDCLRSVYATTKKATFEVIVVDNHSEDDSLQLLKSFPAEIIANDENVGFCKANNQALRRYHGRYALLLNNDTVVKEGALDRLVEFMDAHPGAGACGPKLLNRDGSSQHQGGMLGRRFWLATKPVTVTYLIAACLLIRRKTIDRIGLLDENFFFSNDDLDYTRRIIKDGWKIYFVPQAEVVHYGGYTTNLFKKMIFVEGFRGGLYFCRKHYGLIAYQLYRWLGALLLLPVILLTALTYPWLKHKDKLAAYLSILTIFVKGEYLPRG from the coding sequence ATGATCGACCTATCCATTATCATCGTTAATTATAACGGGGCCAAGCTCTTGGAAGATTGCCTCCGTTCGGTCTATGCCACCACAAAGAAAGCGACTTTCGAAGTGATCGTCGTCGACAACCACTCCGAGGACGACTCGCTCCAATTACTAAAAAGCTTCCCGGCGGAAATTATCGCCAATGACGAGAACGTCGGCTTCTGCAAAGCGAACAATCAGGCCCTCCGCCGCTACCACGGCCGCTACGCCCTCCTCCTCAACAACGACACCGTCGTTAAAGAAGGGGCGCTCGACCGGCTGGTCGAGTTCATGGACGCCCACCCGGGGGCCGGGGCCTGCGGACCGAAGCTCCTCAACCGGGACGGCTCCAGCCAGCACCAGGGCGGAATGCTTGGCCGCCGCTTCTGGCTGGCGACCAAGCCGGTCACGGTCACCTACCTGATCGCCGCGTGTCTTCTGATCAGACGCAAAACGATCGACCGGATCGGCCTGCTCGACGAGAATTTCTTTTTCTCCAACGACGACCTCGACTACACCCGGCGGATAATCAAGGACGGCTGGAAGATCTATTTCGTCCCGCAAGCGGAAGTCGTCCACTATGGCGGCTATACCACCAACCTCTTTAAAAAGATGATTTTCGTGGAAGGTTTTCGCGGCGGCTTATATTTCTGCCGGAAACATTACGGCCTGATCGCTTATCAGCTTTACCGCTGGCTCGGGGCGCTCCTCCTCTTGCCGGTCATCTTGCTCACCGCCCTGACCTATCCGTGGCTGAAGCACAAAGATAAGCTCGCCGCCTATCTTTCGATCTTAACGATCTTCGTTAAAGGAGAGTACCTACCCCGTGGCTAA
- a CDS encoding lipid-A-disaccharide synthase-related protein, translating into MAKLLLVSNGHAEDLAAAEIGARLAQLRPDVELAALPLVGFGQAYKKKGITSLGLKKLLPSGGFAKEGLFHFLKDLRAGWFSIFRRQIKLLKEQKPDLVVAVGDAYVVALCGLFVKKPLIFIDGPKSVKIAGYWPLEKWLLRRFCETIIVQDRETADYLAKLNLPAKFLGTWVMDYVPLTGEDFGLDRSKKVIGILPGTRGEAYDNLGLILSVIEKMAAQAREKFVGLVASTLDRERLAKKMTEVGWRMYETLPADLKRGITGMLVSPRGTAVYLAEGKFGDVCVRSDLIIGLAGIANEQAVAFGKPVVCFPGSGPQTTLRRWQEIQKITGKSMAILSGSAEEKAAAIWRILRDPARMAEMAKIGKESKPDWGGTERIVLLVLEKL; encoded by the coding sequence GTGGCTAAGCTTTTACTGGTCAGCAACGGCCACGCCGAAGATCTGGCGGCCGCCGAGATCGGCGCCAGGCTTGCGCAGTTGCGGCCGGACGTTGAGCTTGCCGCCCTGCCGCTCGTCGGGTTCGGCCAGGCTTACAAGAAAAAAGGGATCACCAGCCTCGGCTTAAAAAAACTTCTCCCCAGCGGCGGCTTCGCCAAGGAAGGGCTTTTCCATTTTCTCAAAGACCTTCGGGCCGGGTGGTTCTCGATCTTCCGCCGACAGATCAAGCTTCTCAAAGAACAAAAACCGGACCTGGTAGTGGCGGTCGGCGACGCTTACGTCGTCGCCCTCTGCGGCCTCTTCGTCAAAAAACCGCTCATCTTTATCGACGGACCGAAGTCGGTGAAGATCGCCGGCTACTGGCCGCTCGAAAAATGGCTGCTGCGCCGGTTCTGCGAGACGATCATCGTCCAGGACCGGGAAACCGCTGATTATCTGGCCAAACTAAACCTCCCGGCAAAATTCCTCGGCACCTGGGTGATGGATTACGTCCCCTTAACCGGCGAGGACTTCGGCCTCGACCGGAGCAAGAAAGTGATCGGCATTCTCCCCGGCACCAGGGGCGAAGCGTACGATAACCTCGGGTTGATCCTTTCGGTCATCGAAAAAATGGCCGCTCAAGCCCGCGAAAAGTTCGTCGGCCTGGTCGCCTCGACCCTCGACCGGGAACGGCTGGCGAAGAAAATGACCGAAGTCGGCTGGCGGATGTACGAAACTTTACCGGCCGATCTGAAACGCGGGATCACCGGCATGCTGGTTTCCCCGCGCGGAACGGCGGTCTATCTGGCGGAAGGAAAATTCGGCGACGTCTGCGTCCGCTCCGATCTGATCATCGGCCTCGCCGGAATCGCCAACGAACAGGCAGTCGCGTTCGGCAAGCCGGTTGTCTGCTTCCCGGGGAGCGGGCCACAAACGACCCTCCGCCGCTGGCAGGAGATCCAAAAGATCACCGGGAAATCGATGGCCATTTTGAGCGGCAGCGCCGAGGAAAAAGCGGCGGCAATCTGGCGAATTCTGCGCGACCCGGCCAGGATGGCAGAAATGGCCAAGATCGGCAAAGAGAGCAAGCCCGACTGGGGCGGGACCGAGCGGATCGTCTTGCTCGTTCTAGAAAAACTTTAA
- a CDS encoding glycosyltransferase family 39 protein yields the protein MTEKTKKSYLSYLVILSAILYFFMLGSFSLYDAAETTYGEFVKWILRGDWLTLHFNGAVIFDKPPLYYWFVAIISKIIGFNEWAMRLPAACSGLFTVAVTYLFGRKLFNSERAGFLAGLVTMTAFQFMVMSRIAELDIVLTFFVTLALFCFYQGYSSHKKWWYTLSYFPIALAFLIKGLLAVALPAGTIFLFLLLKGELGKIKELKLPAGLLIFALIGLPWYLIELVRHGKPFLDFTIGFLFLARFQGVVSNHTGPWYYYFMMLIVGFAPWSPFIPFAFWRTVRNWRSDPSLLCLCLIIPAFIVFSVAQTKLPSYILPLYPFFGLMVGRLLDESLDQPEALKIGMILSNLLLLVVVVLLFIGFAMLGNVNYPEQYKAFLPVLYLLGAVLAACSLLSIIMYFSKNRGLAINTLAGMVFAIMFILTLMVLPQVEDFKGAKPLGREIERVFKPGQKIAAFGTGNRPGVVFYSPRTVEFLKDKPAVWTFINSRQGFLFISMPEYEKIRFNLPKYVKILGVKGDLIVLECQ from the coding sequence ATGACCGAGAAAACCAAGAAATCTTACCTGTCCTATTTAGTAATTCTGTCCGCGATCCTTTACTTTTTCATGCTCGGGAGCTTTTCGCTCTATGACGCGGCCGAGACGACTTACGGCGAGTTCGTGAAATGGATCCTGCGCGGCGACTGGCTGACCCTCCACTTCAACGGCGCGGTCATCTTCGATAAGCCGCCGCTCTATTACTGGTTCGTCGCGATCATCTCCAAGATCATCGGCTTCAACGAGTGGGCGATGCGCCTCCCGGCCGCTTGCTCCGGCCTCTTCACCGTCGCCGTCACTTACCTCTTCGGCCGTAAACTCTTTAACAGTGAACGGGCCGGTTTCCTGGCCGGGCTCGTCACCATGACCGCTTTCCAATTTATGGTCATGTCCCGCATCGCCGAGCTCGACATCGTCCTGACCTTCTTTGTGACGCTCGCTCTCTTCTGTTTTTATCAGGGTTATTCCAGCCACAAGAAATGGTGGTATACCTTAAGTTATTTCCCGATCGCCCTCGCCTTTTTAATTAAAGGCCTGCTGGCGGTCGCCCTCCCCGCCGGAACAATTTTTCTTTTCCTGCTCCTGAAAGGGGAACTGGGAAAGATCAAAGAGCTGAAGCTTCCGGCCGGGCTCCTGATCTTCGCCCTGATCGGCCTCCCCTGGTACCTCATCGAACTGGTCCGGCACGGTAAACCTTTTCTCGACTTCACCATCGGTTTTCTCTTTCTCGCCCGGTTCCAGGGGGTCGTCTCGAACCACACCGGCCCCTGGTACTACTATTTTATGATGCTGATCGTCGGTTTTGCCCCGTGGTCCCCTTTTATCCCTTTCGCCTTCTGGCGGACCGTTCGTAATTGGCGGAGTGACCCTTCCCTCCTTTGCCTCTGCCTGATCATCCCGGCTTTTATCGTCTTTTCCGTCGCCCAGACGAAACTGCCGAGCTACATCCTGCCACTCTACCCGTTTTTCGGCCTGATGGTCGGCCGCCTGCTCGATGAATCGCTCGACCAGCCGGAAGCACTGAAGATCGGGATGATCCTCTCCAACCTGCTACTGTTGGTCGTAGTCGTCCTGCTCTTTATCGGCTTTGCCATGCTCGGGAACGTTAATTACCCGGAACAGTACAAAGCCTTCCTCCCGGTCCTATACCTCCTTGGCGCGGTCCTCGCCGCCTGCTCGCTCCTGTCGATTATCATGTATTTCAGCAAAAACCGGGGGTTGGCGATCAACACTCTGGCCGGGATGGTCTTTGCCATCATGTTCATCCTGACCCTGATGGTCCTCCCCCAGGTCGAAGATTTTAAAGGGGCCAAGCCGCTCGGCCGGGAGATCGAGCGGGTCTTTAAGCCGGGACAAAAGATCGCCGCCTTCGGTACCGGCAACCGCCCCGGCGTCGTTTTTTACAGCCCGCGGACGGTCGAATTCCTGAAAGACAAACCGGCGGTCTGGACGTTCATCAACAGTCGGCAGGGTTTCCTCTTTATCTCGATGCCGGAGTACGAAAAGATCCGCTTCAATCTCCCCAAATATGTTAAGATATTGGGAGTTAAAGGCGACCTAATAGTGCTGGAGTGCCAATGA
- a CDS encoding class I SAM-dependent methyltransferase, producing MKIRESGMPEQERWETFFSPDEILQTLGLGPEVIDAVEFGCGYGTFTVPAARLISGKLFAFDIEPEMIAITKETAARQSANNVEARLRDFMADGTGLKPESVDYAMLFNILHLENPVALLLEANRILKKNGKIGIIHWNYDPATPRGPSMAIRPRPEQCLEWAKEAGFSEPKRFDLKPYHYGIVMSKKGGEK from the coding sequence ATGAAAATCAGAGAAAGCGGCATGCCGGAGCAAGAGAGGTGGGAGACGTTCTTCTCCCCGGATGAAATCCTGCAAACTCTTGGTTTGGGCCCCGAAGTTATCGACGCGGTGGAGTTTGGTTGCGGTTACGGAACGTTCACCGTCCCGGCCGCCCGGCTAATCTCGGGAAAACTGTTTGCTTTCGACATCGAGCCGGAAATGATCGCGATCACAAAAGAGACGGCGGCCAGGCAAAGCGCGAACAACGTCGAGGCCCGGCTCCGCGATTTTATGGCTGACGGCACCGGTCTCAAGCCCGAAAGCGTTGATTACGCCATGCTTTTTAATATTCTCCATCTTGAGAACCCGGTTGCGTTGCTGCTTGAGGCGAATAGGATCTTAAAGAAAAACGGCAAGATCGGAATTATCCATTGGAATTATGATCCGGCGACTCCCCGCGGGCCATCAATGGCGATCCGCCCCCGGCCCGAACAGTGCCTTGAATGGGCGAAAGAAGCGGGCTTTAGCGAGCCAAAACGATTTGATTTGAAGCCGTATCATTATGGGATAGTTATGTCAAAAAAAGGAGGAGAAAAATGA
- a CDS encoding glycosyltransferase family 2 protein, translating to MAKETVAIIVLNWNGWQDTIECLASLKSIHYEDCRVIVVDNGSTDGSVGKIKNWLDNNNFAKRPVIIETHKNLGYAAGNNAGLRYALNEGFDYYWILNNDTVVDPEALKELVMRMKEKPGAGICGSMILYYHEPEKIAAIGGGFYDKWLGQAVHPGADRLFDPHKIDQYIKQERKINYIEGASTLVSRDFLTKIGLMNEEYFLFFEEIDWATRARGKFALAIAPKSLVYHKCSASVKKKEKEAAKGGGFSPLFDYYNTRNRLLFSSKYYPYTLPTVYLSILGYIIDKLRVGAWKNAGIIAGQAINHLKFF from the coding sequence ATGGCAAAAGAAACGGTCGCGATAATCGTTCTTAATTGGAACGGCTGGCAGGATACGATCGAGTGCCTGGCCTCTTTAAAATCGATTCATTATGAAGACTGCCGGGTGATCGTGGTCGATAATGGCTCGACCGACGGCTCGGTCGGCAAAATAAAAAACTGGCTCGATAATAATAATTTCGCGAAACGCCCGGTAATAATTGAAACGCACAAAAATCTTGGTTATGCCGCCGGCAATAACGCCGGGTTGCGCTATGCTTTGAACGAGGGATTTGATTATTATTGGATCTTAAACAACGACACGGTGGTCGATCCGGAAGCGCTAAAAGAGCTGGTCATGAGGATGAAGGAAAAGCCCGGGGCCGGGATTTGCGGTTCGATGATTTTATATTATCATGAGCCGGAGAAAATAGCGGCGATTGGCGGCGGATTTTACGACAAATGGCTTGGGCAGGCCGTTCATCCGGGAGCGGACCGGCTTTTTGATCCGCATAAGATCGATCAATATATCAAACAAGAACGGAAGATCAATTATATTGAGGGGGCCTCGACTTTGGTCTCTCGCGATTTTTTGACTAAAATCGGGTTAATGAACGAAGAGTATTTTCTGTTTTTCGAGGAGATCGACTGGGCGACGCGGGCGCGGGGAAAGTTCGCCCTGGCGATCGCGCCCAAAAGTTTGGTTTATCATAAATGCAGCGCCAGCGTGAAAAAAAAGGAAAAAGAAGCGGCTAAAGGGGGGGGATTTAGTCCCTTGTTCGATTATTATAATACCAGAAATCGGTTGTTGTTTTCCTCAAAATATTATCCCTACACTTTGCCGACTGTTTACTTGAGTATTTTAGGCTATATTATCGACAAGCTAAGGGTCGGGGCTTGGAAGAACGCCGGGATAATAGCCGGGCAGGCGATTAATCATTTAAAGTTTTTCTAG
- a CDS encoding ABC transporter ATP-binding protein — protein sequence MRQYKRLLSYLKPHLPQIMLATFCTILVAAATLLIAPLAGNAFKAIEEKNFYLLNITAAGIIGLYFIKGLFTYGQGYLSCYVSNKIIINLRQQLYRHLERLSLDFYSHWHSGEILSRMMNDITTLQMTILTGFTAIVPQTILLVGLMGYIFWLNWRLSLLTFIALPLIVQVIRMFATELRHVSERVQQKTADITSHVQETVSQIKTVQSFTMEEAEAAKFKKENDHSFDITMKGEQLLATQIPVIAFLQAIATVAIVWYGGMEIINGTLTLPQLISFATALGIMTDPGSTLSKSFTVFQQGMASAKRIFELLDAPISIVDKPGAKPLPKIAGQVELKNISFAYETEPVLENINLAVKPGEMIALVGRTGSGKSTLVNLLPRFFDPRSGQVLIDGIDLRDVTVESLRRQIAIVPQEIALFRGTIRENLAYGRPEASEAEIVAAAKAANAYNFIAELPNGLDSEVGERGAKLSGGEKQRIAIARAILRDPRILILDEATSSLDVETESLLREALEKLMAGRTSFVIAHRLYTVEKASRVVVLDNGRIVEVGTHQELLAKGGLYQYLNEIQAK from the coding sequence ATGCGGCAATATAAACGGCTCCTTTCTTACCTAAAACCACATTTACCACAGATTATGCTGGCAACTTTCTGCACCATACTGGTCGCGGCGGCTACGCTCCTGATCGCCCCGCTGGCGGGCAACGCTTTTAAGGCGATCGAGGAAAAGAACTTCTATCTGCTGAATATTACCGCCGCCGGGATCATCGGGCTTTACTTCATCAAAGGGCTCTTCACCTACGGCCAGGGCTATCTTTCCTGTTACGTCTCCAATAAAATCATCATCAATCTCCGGCAACAACTCTACCGCCACCTGGAACGGCTCTCCCTCGATTTCTACAGCCATTGGCACTCCGGCGAGATTCTCTCCCGGATGATGAACGACATCACCACCCTGCAAATGACGATCTTGACCGGTTTCACGGCGATCGTTCCGCAAACGATCCTGCTGGTCGGCTTAATGGGCTATATCTTCTGGCTCAACTGGCGCTTGTCCCTTCTGACTTTTATCGCTCTGCCGCTGATCGTCCAGGTGATCAGGATGTTCGCCACCGAACTGCGGCATGTCAGCGAGCGGGTCCAGCAAAAAACCGCCGACATCACTTCTCACGTCCAGGAAACGGTTTCCCAGATCAAAACGGTGCAGTCCTTTACTATGGAAGAAGCGGAAGCGGCCAAGTTCAAGAAGGAGAACGATCACTCTTTTGACATCACCATGAAGGGAGAACAACTCCTGGCGACGCAAATCCCGGTTATCGCTTTCCTGCAGGCGATCGCCACCGTCGCCATCGTCTGGTACGGCGGGATGGAGATCATTAATGGGACCCTGACCCTGCCGCAGCTGATCTCGTTCGCCACAGCTCTTGGAATCATGACCGATCCGGGAAGTACCTTGAGCAAGTCGTTCACCGTCTTCCAGCAGGGGATGGCTTCGGCCAAACGGATCTTCGAGCTTCTTGACGCGCCGATCTCGATCGTCGACAAGCCGGGAGCCAAGCCGCTGCCCAAGATCGCCGGCCAGGTCGAGCTTAAAAATATCTCCTTCGCTTACGAAACCGAACCGGTCCTGGAAAATATCAACCTCGCGGTCAAGCCGGGAGAGATGATCGCCCTCGTCGGGCGGACCGGTTCCGGCAAGAGCACTTTAGTCAACCTTCTCCCCCGCTTCTTCGACCCGCGCTCCGGCCAGGTCCTGATCGACGGGATCGACTTGCGCGACGTCACGGTCGAATCGCTCCGCCGCCAGATCGCTATCGTCCCGCAGGAGATCGCCCTCTTCCGCGGCACGATCCGCGAGAACCTCGCCTACGGCCGGCCCGAGGCGAGCGAAGCGGAGATCGTTGCCGCCGCCAAAGCGGCCAACGCTTACAACTTTATCGCCGAACTCCCCAACGGGTTAGACTCTGAAGTCGGCGAGCGGGGGGCCAAGCTCTCCGGCGGCGAGAAACAGCGGATCGCCATCGCCCGGGCGATCCTGCGCGATCCCAGGATCCTGATCCTCGACGAAGCGACCTCGTCGCTAGACGTCGAGACCGAAAGCCTCCTCCGCGAAGCGCTGGAGAAACTGATGGCCGGCCGGACCAGCTTTGTCATCGCCCACCGGCTCTACACCGTCGAGAAAGCAAGCCGGGTCGTCGTCTTGGACAACGGCCGGATCGTCGAGGTCGGCACTCACCAGGAATTACTGGCCAAAGGCGGGCTCTACCAATATCTCAACGAGATCCAGGCTAAATGA
- a CDS encoding lysophospholipid acyltransferase family protein, translated as MILLKLLRYKFWLIFRLPPAVAVYLMRFAAEAVFQIAKFTPVRGLVAKNYEMFFPGTDGRHNADQLLRNVSYSIFELLCLPFFKDEHFARVVKLQGIENVDLALAKRSGGLFLTMHTGNYELIPSVLSHLGYHVTSIVKTPDDPLFKMINESRTKHGTKLINVLNDNMFLESIKSLAENQIIGLLLDTGANEGRYEEMEFLGRQIPVATGWLTLAQRSRAEIVLCLARRVGKKVVIDFQPPFRIDRENKEEAVEKIRNYFETFVKNHPEQWAIFLLKDEIHGLVHRKESI; from the coding sequence ATGATCTTACTAAAACTATTACGCTATAAATTTTGGCTGATCTTCCGGCTCCCCCCGGCGGTCGCGGTCTATCTTATGCGCTTTGCCGCCGAAGCGGTCTTTCAAATCGCCAAATTCACCCCGGTCCGCGGGCTGGTCGCCAAAAACTACGAAATGTTCTTTCCCGGGACCGACGGCCGGCACAACGCCGACCAGCTTTTGCGCAACGTCAGCTATTCAATTTTCGAGCTCCTCTGCCTCCCCTTCTTTAAAGATGAGCATTTCGCCCGAGTCGTCAAACTCCAGGGGATCGAGAACGTCGACCTGGCGCTCGCCAAGCGGAGCGGCGGGCTTTTTTTAACGATGCACACCGGCAACTACGAGCTCATCCCGTCGGTCCTTTCTCATCTCGGCTACCACGTTACCTCGATCGTCAAAACGCCGGACGACCCGCTCTTTAAAATGATCAACGAGTCGCGGACCAAGCACGGGACCAAACTCATCAACGTCTTAAACGACAACATGTTCCTCGAATCGATCAAGTCGCTGGCGGAGAACCAGATCATCGGCCTCCTCCTCGACACCGGCGCCAACGAAGGACGCTATGAAGAAATGGAATTTCTCGGCCGGCAAATCCCGGTCGCGACCGGCTGGCTGACCCTCGCCCAGCGTTCGCGGGCGGAGATCGTCCTGTGTCTCGCCCGCCGGGTCGGAAAAAAAGTCGTCATCGATTTCCAGCCCCCCTTCCGGATCGACCGGGAGAACAAAGAAGAAGCGGTCGAAAAGATCAGAAACTATTTTGAAACTTTCGTGAAGAACCACCCCGAACAGTGGGCGATCTTCCTGCTTAAGGACGAGATCCATGGCCTTGTCCACAGAAAGGAGTCAATTTAA
- a CDS encoding metalloregulator ArsR/SmtB family transcription factor: MKQIYELHADVCKTLANPKRLEIINTLGTKEMSFGGILGVLKIKKANLSQHLGLMRSKGIVKTRRAGVNIYYRIANPKVIKACDIMREVLFEQLSESKKLIGKLK; this comes from the coding sequence ATGAAACAAATATATGAACTGCACGCTGATGTTTGCAAAACCCTGGCTAATCCCAAAAGGCTGGAGATAATTAATACCCTTGGCACGAAAGAGATGTCTTTCGGCGGCATCTTGGGTGTCTTAAAAATTAAAAAAGCCAACCTTTCCCAACATTTAGGCCTGATGCGCTCCAAAGGGATAGTTAAAACCAGAAGGGCTGGGGTCAATATTTATTATCGGATCGCCAACCCGAAGGTTATCAAGGCTTGCGATATCATGCGCGAAGTGTTGTTTGAGCAATTGTCCGAATCAAAGAAGTTGATCGGAAAGCTCAAGTAA
- a CDS encoding NAD(P)-dependent oxidoreductase — translation MKKIFITGLSGCVGHYLFDELIGDPNLELYCLIRTPQKLRFDPQAYPRLKIIIDDMNNIAGQAELLKEMDAVVHLAADWGGNEGNYDYSLTLFELLDPTKCQKVIYFSTASILGSDNQPIVEAEKYGTHYIRSKYRLFKKLPDLKIYPNIVTLFPTWVLGGDQRHPFSHASAGMLSLKNWLWLIRFFTVDASFHFIHARDIARITSFLLRNPAEKTYVLGNPPITASRLIGEICSFFGYRTYFQLPLPLFLVKILARISEKKLHSWDEFCLQKRHFIHQTVNASSFNFSSELSTITGILRDQTQ, via the coding sequence ATGAAGAAAATTTTTATAACCGGTCTTAGCGGCTGCGTCGGCCATTACCTGTTCGACGAATTGATCGGCGACCCGAACCTCGAGCTTTATTGCCTGATCAGGACGCCGCAAAAGCTGCGGTTCGATCCCCAAGCTTATCCCCGGCTCAAAATTATTATCGACGACATGAACAATATCGCAGGTCAGGCCGAACTGCTCAAAGAGATGGACGCGGTTGTCCACCTGGCGGCTGATTGGGGCGGCAACGAAGGCAATTATGATTATTCTCTCACATTATTTGAACTGCTTGACCCGACCAAATGCCAAAAAGTAATTTATTTTTCTACTGCCAGCATTCTGGGTTCGGACAATCAACCGATCGTCGAGGCCGAAAAATATGGCACCCATTATATCCGTAGTAAATATCGGCTATTCAAGAAACTCCCGGACTTAAAGATCTACCCTAACATCGTTACCCTCTTCCCAACCTGGGTGCTGGGCGGCGATCAGCGCCACCCCTTTTCGCACGCCTCCGCCGGTATGCTTAGCCTAAAAAACTGGCTCTGGCTGATCCGCTTCTTTACGGTTGACGCTAGCTTCCATTTTATCCACGCCCGCGATATCGCCAGGATCACTAGTTTTTTGTTAAGGAACCCGGCGGAAAAAACTTATGTCCTCGGCAATCCGCCGATCACCGCCAGCCGCCTGATCGGCGAGATCTGTTCTTTTTTCGGTTACCGAACCTATTTTCAACTGCCGCTCCCGCTTTTTTTGGTCAAGATCCTGGCTAGGATCAGTGAAAAAAAACTCCACTCCTGGGATGAATTCTGTCTCCAGAAAAGGCATTTCATTCATCAAACGGTCAACGCCTCTTCCTTTAATTTCAGCTCGGAACTTAGCACCATCACCGGGATTTTAAGGGACCAAACCCAATGA